From the genome of Lotus japonicus ecotype B-129 chromosome 6, LjGifu_v1.2, one region includes:
- the LOC130726722 gene encoding uncharacterized protein LOC130726722 — MDNFFVKRARSSSEQCGSSSSQQQPPYVEVNLNELPSDPGLRPRITTYHPNDQDKIRRAYLQKGSCQPKNHDFPQKKIRTLKRRFSTAWFTEFGSWLEYNIEKDAAYCLCCYLFRPDQGKQGGGETFVTKGFSNWNKKDKFTLHVGSPNSAHNIALKKCHDLMKQDQHIDTVMSRHSDTQRNIYRTRLKATIDCVCWLLKQGLAFRGHDELKDSTSQGNFLELLKFLAMHNDLIKSVVLDNAPENHQLIAPTIQKDIAHAAALETTNAIIADIGNEFFAILVDEARDMSTKEQMAIALRYVNKTGSIVERFLGIVHVKDTTASSLKAAVDELLCKHGLSISSIRGQGYDGASNMSGEFNGLKSLILRENPCAYYVHCFAHQLQLTLVAIAQEHGEVSLFFNLVSKLMNVVGGSCKRVDMLHEKQLKHIREELSHGEISSGQGLNQETNLACPADTRCSSHFVTLARIILMYSAIIDVLDIMKEDGYPRQVKGEASGLLNMMQGFDFVFLLHLMRCVLGISHALSQSLQRKDQDIMNAMNLVNITKSRFATLRNDGWEPLLKEVILFCNKQSISVPPMESVFVSEQSRRQTRSITTEHHYRVELFYTVIDMQLQELNDRFSEINTQLLLCLASLDPSNLFSAFDKAKVLEFASFYPNDFTPLNLVMLDNALDCYIMDMRTSDDFAYLQGLQQLSHKLVEKGRHVVYPEVYLLLKLTLILPVATTTVERVFSAMNIVKNRLRNRIGDTWMNDCLVTYIESDVFNNIDSELIVQRFQNMKSRSGQL, encoded by the coding sequence ATGGATAATTTTTTTGTAAAGAGAGCAAGGTCATCAAGTGAGCAATGTGGATCAAGTTCATCACAACAACAACCACCATATGTTGAAGTTAATCTAAATGAGTTGCCATCGGATCCTGGATTGCGACCAAGAATTACAACATATCATCCTAATGATCAAGATAAGATACGGAGAGCATATTTGCAAAAAGGATCATGTCAACCTAAGAATCACGACTTTCCACAAAAGAAGATCAGAACCTTGAAAAGAAGATTTTCCACAGCATGGTTCACTGAATTTGGAAGTTGGTTAGAGTACAACATTGAAAAAGATGCTGCATATTGTTTGTGTTGTTATCTCTTTAGGCCCGATCAAGGAAAGCAAGGTGGTGGTGAGACATTTGTCACCAAGGGATTCAGCAATTGGAACAAGAAAGATAAGTTCACACTTCATGTTGGAAGTCCTAATAGTGCTCATAACATTGCTTTGAAGAAATGTCATGACTTAATGAAACAAGATCAGCATATTGATACTGTGATGTCTAGGCATTCTGACACACAACGCAACATCTACAGAACACGCCTAAAGGCAACAATTGATTGTGTTTGTTGGCTATTAAAGCAAGGCTTGGCTTTTCGTGGTCATGATGAGTTAAAGGATTCTACTAGTCAAGGTAACTTCCTTGAGCTACTTAAATTTCTTGCCATGCACAATGATTTGATAAAAAGTGTTGTTTTGGATAATGCTCCTGAAAACCATCAATTAATTGCTCCAACAATCCAAAAAGATATTGCTCATGCTGCTGCACTAGAAACCACTAATGCTATTATTGCTGATATTGGAAATGAATTCTTTGCTATTCTTGTTGATGAAGCTCGTGACATGTCAACTAAAGAACAAATGGCAATTGCTCTGCGTTATGTTAATAAAACTGGAAGTATTGTTGAGCGTTTTCTAGGCATTGTTCATGTTAAGGATACCACTGCTTCATCATTGAAAGCAGCAGTTGATGAACTACTTTGTAAACATGGGCTTAGTATATCAAGTATCCGTGGACAAGGTTATGATGGTGCTAGCAACATGAGTGGAGAATTTAATGGTCTGAAAAGTTTAATTTTAAGGGAGAATCCATGTGCATATTATGTCCATTGCTTTGCTCATCAATTACAACTTACTTTAGTTGCTATTGCTCAAGAACATGGTGAAGTTTCCTTATTTTTTAACTTAGTCTCCAAGTTAATGAATGTTGTTGGTGGATCTTGCAAGCGAGTTGACATGCTTCATGAAAAACAATTGAAACATATTAGAGAGGAATTAAGCCATGGAGAAATTTCTAGTGGACAAGGTCTTAATCAAGAAACTAATCTGGCATGCCCTGCTGATACTCGTTGCAGTTCTCATTTTGTCACTTTGGCCAGGATAATATTGATGTATTCTGCTATTATTGATGTTCTTGACATTATGAAAGAAGATGGATACCCCCGACAGGTAAAAGGTGAAGCATCTGGTCTTCTAAATATGATGCAAGGTTTTGATTTTGTATTCCTCTTGCATTTGATGAGATGTGTATTGGGTATTTCACATGCATTGTCACAATCATtgcaaaggaaagatcaagacATTATGAATGCTATGAACTTGGTTAACATCACAAAGAGTAGGTTTGCAACACTTAGGAATGATGGATGGGAGCCTTTATTGAAGgaagtcattttattttgcaaTAAGCAATCTATTAGTGTTCCTCCTATGGAAAGTGTGTTTGTTAGTGAGCAGTCACGACGTCAAACTCGTAGCATTACAACAGAGCATCATTATCGTGTTGAGTTATTTTATACTGTGATAGACATGCAGCTTCAAGAACTCAATGACCGTTTTAGTGAGATTAATACTCAATTGCTCCTTTGTTTGGCTTCTTTGGATCCATCTAATTTGTTCTCTGCTTTTGATAAGGCAAAGGTGTTGGAATTTGCAAGTTTTTATCCAAATGATTTCACTCCACTTAATTTAGTGATGCTTGATAATGCACTAGATTGTTACATCATGGATATGCGTACAAGTGATGATTTTGCCTATTTGCAAGGACTCCAACAACTTTCGCATAAGTTGGTTGAAAAAGGAAGACATGTTGTGTATCCAGAAGTttatcttcttttgaaattgACACTGATTTTGCCTGTGGCAACGACAACAGTAGAAAGAGTTTTCTCTGCTATGAATATTGTGAAGAATAGGTTGCGTAACCGAATTGGTGATACATGGATGAATGATTGTTTAGTTACTTACATTGAGAGTGATGTATTCAATAACATTGATTCTGAGCTTATTGTTCAACGATTTCAGAATATGAAATCGCGTAGCGGACAACTATGA
- the LOC130723550 gene encoding putative vesicle-associated membrane protein 726 translates to MGQQTLIYSFVARGTMVLAEFTEFSGNFTSIACQCLQKLPSSNNRFTYNCDGHTFNYLVENGFTYCVVAVESAGRQIPIAFLERVKEEFSKKYGGGKAATASTHSLNKEFGPKLKQQMQYCVDHPEEISKLAKVKAQVSEVKGVMMENIEKVLDRGEKIEMLVDKTDNLRSQAQDFRTQGTKMKRKMWVHNMKIKLIVFGIALALVLIVFMSICRGFSCLH, encoded by the exons ATGGGGCAACAAACTTTGATCTATAGTTTTGTGGCTCGTGGGACAATGGTTCTTGCAGAGTTCACAGAATTCTCAGGAAACTTCACATCCATTGCCTGTCAATGCCTTCAGAAACTTCCTTCTTCCAATAACAGATTCACTTACAATTGTGATGGCCACACGTTCAATTACCTTGTTGAAAATGGCTTCA CTTACTGTGTGGTCGCAGTTGAATCTGCTGGTAGACAGATCCCTATTGCCTTTCTAGAGCGTGTCAAGGAAGAATTCAGCAAAAAGTATGGTGGAGGCAAAGCTGCAACTGCTTCAACTCACAGCCTAAACAAAGAATTTGG GCCTAAATTGAAGCAACAAATGCAATATTGTGTTGATCATCCTGAAGAGATCAGCAAGCTTGCCAAAGTGAAGGCTCAAGTTTCTGAAGTCAAAGGAGTTATGATGGAAAACATTGAGAAG GTTCTTGACCGTGGAGAAAAGATTGAGATGTTAGTGGACAAGACTGACAACCTTCGATCACAG GCACAAGATTTTAGAACACAGGGCACAAAGATGAAAAGGAAGATGTGGGTTCACAATATGAAGATCAAGTTGATTGTTTTTGGCATCGCCTTAGCATTAGTTTTGATAGTGTTCATGTCAATATGTCGTGGCTTCAGTTGCTTACATTAG
- the LOC130722467 gene encoding uncharacterized protein LOC130722467, with protein sequence MDAASQLVYCKIDPFRRSSHSHRHSLLPLRRRSNRIFAVATEPKPAPVTTVNGSSSKSPPNRPVPTRIGDVSKEIKRVRAQMEEDEQLASLMRGLRGQNLKDSLFAEDDVQLRLVEVDESSEFLPLVYEPSTISAYWGKRPRAVATRIVQLMSVAGGFLSRLAWDVINKKVKENEVARAIELREIVTSLGPAYIKLGQALSIRPDILSPAAMTELQKLCDKVPSFPDDMAMALIEEELGQPWQNLYSELSSSPIAAASLGQVYKGRLKENGDRVAVKVQRPFVLETVTVDLFIIRNLGLALKKFPQVSIDVVGLVDEWAARFFEELDYVNEGENGNCFVEMMRKDLPQVVIPRTYQKYTSRRVLTTEWIDGEKLSQSTESDVGELVNVGVICYLKQLLDTGVFHADPHPGNLIRTPDGKLAILDFGLVTKLTDDQKYGMIEAISHLIHRDYTAIVKDFVKLGFIPDGVNLEPILPVLAKVFDQALEGGGAKNINFQELASDLAQITFDYPFRIPPYFALIIRAIGVLEGIALVGNPDFAIVDEAYPYIAQRLLTDESPRLRSALRYTIYGKSGVFDAERFIDVMQAFENFITAAKSGGGEDLKGNMAGLGAITGQSEYLLQGLQSVIPQQQQPVQTRAALAFLLSDRGNFFREFLLDEIVKGIDAITREQLVRMMSILGVQNATPVFSMVSTMGPFKPAALIPTITEEDEVILNNVQKVVEFLTAGSSLSRTSSQALNVPQIIQELLPVLPGITVKVLPEIVSRLSSRVLARLIRDSFL encoded by the exons ATGGACGCCGCATCGCAGCTCGTCTACTGCAAAATCGACCCCTTCCGTCGCTCCTCTCATTCCCACCGCCACAGCCTCCTCCCCCTCCGCCGTCGCTCTAATCGCATTTTCGCCGTCGCCACTGAACCAAAACCCGCTCCGGTTACAACCGTCAACGGTTCATCCTCGAAGTCTCCGCCGAACAGACCCGTCCCCACG agaattgGAGATGTTTCGAAGGAGATTAAGCGAGTGAGGGCGCAGATGGAAGAGGACGAGCAGTTAGCCTCGCTCATGAGAGGTCTTCGGGGGCAGAATCTGAAGGATTCTCTCTTTGCTGAAGATGATGTTCAGCTTCGTCTCGTTGAG GTAGATGAGAGTAGTGAGTTTTTGCCTTTGGTGTATGAACCTTCCACCATTTCTGCATATTGGGGAAAACGTCCACGTGCAGTTGCAACACGTATTGTGCAGTTAATGTCGGTTGCTGGTGGTTTTCTTTCGCGTCTTGCCTGGGATGTGATTAACAAGAAGGTTAAGGAG AATGAAGTTGCTAGGGCCATTGAATTGCGGGAAATTGTGACATCTTTGGGTCCAGCGTACATAAAACTTGGGCAAGCGTTGAGCATTCGACCTGATATACTGTCACCTGCAGCAATGACAGAGCTGCAGAAGCTTTGTGATAAA GTTCCTTCATTTCCAGATGATATGGCTATGGCTCTAATTGAGGAGGAGCTTGGTCAGCCATGGCAAAATCTTTATTCAGAATTATCATCTTCTCCCATTGCTGCTG CATCTCTTGGACAGGTATATAAGGGCCGCCTAAAGGAAAATGGGGATCGGGTGGCTGTTAAAGTGCAAAGACCTTTTGTTCTTGAGACAGTTACTGTTGATCTATTCATTATTAGGAACCTGGGTTTGGCTCTCAAAAAGTTTCCCCAG GTCTCCATAGACGTGGTTGGGTTGGTTGATGAGTGGGCTGCTCGATTTTTTGAGGAGTTAGACTATGTGAATGAAGGTGAAAATGGAAACTGTTTTGTTGAAATGATGAGGAAAGACCTACCACAG GTTGTCATACCAAGAACTTACCAGAAATATACATCAAGGAGGGTTCTTACAACAGAATGGATTGATGGAGAGAAACTGTCACAGAGCACAGAAAGTGATGTTGGAGAACTGGTTAATGTTGGAGTCATCTGCTATCTAAAACAG CTGCTTGATACTGGAGTTTTTCATGCTGATCCACATCCAGGGAACTTGATCCGCACTCCTGATGGAAAACTTGCCATACTTGACTTTG GGCTTGTTACAAAATTGACTGATGATCAAAAGTATGGGATGATTGAAGCAATTTCTCATCTCATCCACAGGGACTATACAGCCATAGTGAAAGACTTTGTTAAACTTGGTTTTATTCCAGATGGCGTCAATTTGGAGCCTATCTTGCCAGTTCTGGCCAAGGTCTTTGATCAGGCTTTAGAAGGTGGAGGGGCAAAAAACATCAATTTTCAGGAGCTAGCATCAGATTTGGCTCAAATTACCTTCGATTATCCTTTTAGGATACCCCCATACTTTGCCCTTATAATTAGGGCTATTGGGGTTTTGGAAGGGATAGCATTAGTTGGAAATCCTGATTTTGCCATTGTTGATGAGGCTTATCCATATATTGCACAG AGGCTCCTCACTGATGAATCGCCTCGGCTAAGGAGTGCTCTGCGTTACACTATATATGGAAAATCTGGAGTTTTTGATGCAGAAAGATTTATTGATGTCATGCAAGCCTTCGAGAATTTTATTACTGCCGCCAAAAGTGGTGGTGGAGAGGATCTGAAAGGGAACATGGCTGGTCTTGGGGCTATTACTGGTCAGTCAGAATATCTCTTGCAGGGACTTCAGTCTGTTATCCCTCAACAACAACAGCCAGTACAAACAAGGGCAGCTTTAGCGTTTTTGCTATCTGATAGGGGCAATTTTTTCCGAGAATTTCTTTTGGATGAG ATTGTTAAGGGCATTGATGCAATAACAAGGGAACAACTGGTAAGAATGATGTCCATACTAGGAGTTCAGAATGCAACCCCTGTTTTCAGTATGGTATCTACTATGGGACCCTTTAAGCCTGCAGCTCTTATACCGACCATAACTGAAGAGGATGAAGTTATACTGAACAATGTCCAGAAAGTGGTGGAGTTCTTGACTGCAGGAAGTTCTCTATCAAGGACATCTAGTCAG GCACTGAATGTTCCTCAGATTATCCAAGAACTTCTCCCAGTGTTGCCGGGCATCACTGTTAAAGTGCTTCCAGAGATTGTCAGCAGATTATCTTCTCGGGTATTAGCACGATTAATACGTGATTCATTTTTGTGA